A single region of the Pseudomonas granadensis genome encodes:
- a CDS encoding AAA family ATPase: MTEQIEPGSASHAAQQRQRASQLAQAVRGELRKALIGQHQVIDDVLTALIAGGHVLLEGVPGLGKTLLVRALARCFGGEFARIQFTPDLMPSDVTGHAVYDLQTEQFKLRKGPLFTNLLLADEINRAPAKTQAALLEAMQERQVTLEGRALPIAQPFMVLATQNPIEQEGTYPLPEAELDRFMLKVRMDYPDAEQELDMVRQVSRSTRADMLDVQPLRTVLQAKDVQALQRIASDLPLDDQVLDYAVRLARSTRTWPGLTLGAGPRASIALVRCARARALLRGGEFVIPDDIKGCALAVLRHRVRLAPELDIEGLQVDQVLTQLLDQVPAPRL; encoded by the coding sequence ATGACTGAACAGATCGAGCCCGGCAGCGCCAGCCACGCCGCGCAGCAACGCCAGCGCGCCAGCCAGTTGGCACAAGCGGTGCGCGGCGAATTGCGCAAAGCGCTGATCGGTCAGCATCAGGTGATCGACGACGTGCTGACGGCGCTGATTGCCGGCGGCCATGTCTTGCTCGAAGGTGTGCCGGGGCTGGGCAAAACCCTGCTGGTGCGCGCTCTGGCCCGCTGCTTCGGCGGCGAGTTCGCGCGCATTCAATTCACCCCCGACCTGATGCCCAGCGACGTTACCGGCCATGCCGTGTACGACCTGCAAACCGAGCAGTTCAAGCTGCGCAAGGGCCCGCTGTTCACAAATCTGTTGCTGGCCGACGAGATCAACCGTGCCCCGGCGAAAACCCAGGCGGCGCTGCTCGAAGCGATGCAGGAACGGCAAGTCACCCTTGAAGGTCGTGCCCTGCCGATTGCGCAACCGTTCATGGTGTTGGCCACGCAAAACCCGATTGAGCAGGAAGGCACCTATCCCCTGCCGGAAGCCGAACTCGACCGGTTCATGCTCAAGGTACGCATGGACTATCCCGACGCCGAGCAGGAACTGGACATGGTCCGTCAGGTCAGCCGCTCGACCCGCGCCGACATGCTCGACGTGCAACCGCTGCGCACCGTGTTGCAGGCCAAGGATGTGCAAGCCTTGCAGCGCATCGCCAGTGATCTGCCGCTGGACGATCAGGTTCTTGACTACGCCGTGCGACTGGCGCGCAGCACGCGCACCTGGCCGGGGCTGACCCTCGGCGCCGGGCCGCGCGCGTCGATTGCGCTGGTACGTTGCGCCCGCGCACGCGCCCTGTTACGCGGTGGCGAGTTCGTGATTCCTGATGACATCAAAGGCTGTGCCCTGGCTGTGCTGCGCCATCGCGTGCGCCTTGCGCCGGAGCTGGATATCGAAGGCCTGCAGGTCGATCAGGTGCTGACGCAATTGCTCGACCAAGTGCCGGCGCCGCGCCTGTGA
- a CDS encoding DUF4350 domain-containing protein — translation MSRRTLGWVGVLLVALLSALVVFLYIKATPYQEEIDHGPSPAAQANPYLAAELFLRERGLNISHAESLAVLPDIDPHQHTLLLLNDRSRMTPRQVDQVLNWTRAGGRLVFVAESLWDEQSKQSNDLLLDRVQLHQSLSKDLKDVPADVEPDRFPHLTKLYLEDEDAPAYASFDTDFHLDDPKNLAQAWANSAKATHMMQLPHGLGSITVVTDAELWKTDAIADYDNAWLLWYLSADTDVTLAYNSEHDGLLTLLWRFFPQALVALLVLIVLWLWHVGMRHGPVQAPASSGRRQLQEHLRASADFLLRHNGQQALLQALQQDVLRRARRRHPGFDQLNVAEQWLALSRLTRQPTRAISQALSPVPKRRLSSAEFCRQVAHLQTLRNTL, via the coding sequence TTGAGTCGCCGCACATTGGGCTGGGTAGGCGTCCTGCTCGTCGCTTTACTGAGCGCGTTGGTCGTTTTTCTGTACATCAAAGCCACGCCGTATCAGGAAGAGATCGATCACGGCCCCTCGCCCGCTGCGCAAGCCAATCCGTATCTCGCGGCCGAACTGTTTTTGCGTGAACGTGGCCTCAATATCAGCCACGCTGAAAGCCTCGCCGTACTTCCCGACATCGACCCGCACCAACATACGCTGCTGTTGCTCAACGATCGCTCGCGGATGACGCCGCGTCAGGTCGATCAGGTATTGAACTGGACCCGCGCCGGCGGGCGCCTGGTGTTCGTCGCCGAATCGCTGTGGGACGAACAGAGCAAACAGAGCAACGACCTGCTGCTCGATCGGGTGCAATTGCATCAGTCCCTCAGCAAGGATCTGAAAGACGTACCCGCAGACGTTGAACCCGACCGTTTCCCGCACCTGACCAAACTCTATCTTGAAGACGAAGACGCACCGGCCTACGCCAGCTTCGATACCGACTTCCACCTCGACGATCCGAAAAATCTCGCGCAAGCCTGGGCCAACAGCGCCAAGGCTACGCACATGATGCAATTGCCTCACGGCCTCGGCTCGATCACCGTGGTAACCGACGCCGAGCTGTGGAAAACCGATGCCATCGCCGATTACGACAACGCCTGGCTGCTCTGGTATCTGAGCGCCGACACCGACGTCACGCTGGCCTACAACAGCGAACACGACGGTTTGCTGACCTTGCTTTGGCGCTTCTTTCCGCAAGCACTCGTCGCCCTGCTCGTCTTGATCGTCCTGTGGTTATGGCACGTCGGCATGCGTCATGGCCCGGTTCAGGCGCCAGCCTCGAGCGGGCGTCGACAGTTGCAGGAGCATTTGCGCGCCAGTGCCGATTTCCTGCTGCGCCACAACGGCCAGCAGGCGCTGCTGCAAGCCTTGCAACAAGACGTGCTGCGCCGCGCGCGCCGCCGCCATCCCGGCTTCGACCAATTGAACGTTGCTGAACAATGGCTGGCCTTGTCGCGCCTGACCCGGCAACCCACCCGTGCCATCAGCCAGGCCCTGAGCCCGGTGCCGAAGCGGCGCCTGTCCAGCGCTGAGTTCTGCCGCCAGGTCGCCCACCTGCAAACCTTGAGGAACACGCTATGA
- a CDS encoding DUF58 domain-containing protein, producing the protein MKPSRLLLGWVAALLVIGIALGTLQALELAIPASLISINWGLLLALLALALLDALRLKRLPQVRISRQMPGSLALGRWAEVPLKVEHDFGAPLSINLFDHVPDGLSFDNLPLSIELQPGQFSQISYRLRPLKRGHFNFEHCEINLPSPFGLWSGKRLLDVSDQTRVYPDFARLYGGELLAVDNWLSQLGVRQRQRRGQGLEFHQLREFREGDSLRQIDWKATARQRTPIAREYQDERDQQIIFMLDCGRRMRSQDGELSHFDHALNACLLLSYVALRQGDAVGLSTFASEQPRYLAPVKGSGQLNVLLNAVYDLESTQRPADFQAAANQLLGRQKRRSLVVLVTNLRDEDDGDLLTAVKHLGQRHRVLVASLREEKLHSLRHMPVQTLTDALTYCGAVEYLNAQAEMHEHLNSQEATVVQIQPKELGPEVVNLYLAWKKAGIL; encoded by the coding sequence GTGAAACCGTCACGACTGTTGCTGGGCTGGGTGGCGGCGCTGCTGGTGATTGGCATCGCTCTGGGCACTCTGCAGGCTCTGGAATTGGCAATCCCGGCCAGCCTGATATCGATCAACTGGGGCTTGCTGCTGGCGCTGCTGGCTTTGGCATTACTGGATGCGCTGCGCCTCAAGCGGCTGCCGCAGGTACGGATCAGCAGGCAGATGCCGGGGAGTCTCGCCCTCGGGCGCTGGGCCGAAGTACCGCTCAAGGTTGAACATGACTTCGGCGCGCCGCTGAGCATTAACCTCTTCGACCATGTCCCGGATGGCCTGAGCTTCGACAATCTGCCGCTGTCGATTGAACTGCAACCCGGCCAGTTCAGCCAGATCAGCTATCGCCTGCGTCCGTTGAAGCGCGGGCATTTCAATTTTGAACACTGCGAAATCAATCTGCCGAGTCCCTTTGGATTATGGTCAGGCAAGCGCCTGCTCGACGTCAGCGACCAGACCCGCGTCTACCCCGACTTCGCCCGGCTATACGGTGGCGAGCTGCTGGCCGTGGACAACTGGCTCAGCCAGCTCGGCGTGCGCCAACGGCAACGCCGCGGCCAGGGCCTGGAATTTCATCAGTTACGCGAATTCCGTGAAGGCGACAGCCTGCGCCAGATCGACTGGAAAGCCACCGCCCGCCAACGCACGCCGATCGCTCGCGAATATCAGGACGAACGTGACCAGCAAATCATTTTCATGCTCGATTGCGGGCGGCGCATGCGCAGTCAGGACGGTGAACTGTCGCATTTCGACCATGCGTTAAACGCCTGTCTGCTGCTCAGTTATGTGGCGTTGCGTCAGGGTGATGCGGTGGGGTTGAGCACGTTTGCCAGCGAACAGCCGCGTTATCTGGCACCGGTCAAAGGTAGCGGCCAACTGAATGTTTTGCTCAATGCAGTTTATGACCTTGAGAGCACTCAGCGTCCTGCCGATTTTCAGGCTGCCGCCAATCAACTGCTGGGCCGCCAAAAGCGTCGGTCGCTGGTGGTGCTGGTGACCAATCTGCGGGACGAGGACGATGGAGATCTGCTCACCGCCGTCAAGCATTTGGGCCAGCGACATCGAGTACTGGTGGCGAGTTTGAGGGAGGAAAAGCTCCACAGCCTTCGACACATGCCAGTGCAGACCTTGACGGACGCGCTGACTTATTGCGGAGCGGTGGAATATTTGAATGCGCAGGCCGAAATGCATGAGCACCTGAACAGTCAAGAGGCTACAGTCGTGCAAATTCAACCCAAGGAATTGGGACCTGAGGTGGTGAATCTGTATCTCGCATGGAAAAAGGCGGGAATTTTATAA
- a CDS encoding Tc toxin subunit A-related protein: MLNEQSGQLSALRRDALIDFCLHAKHSKADLPLPMKIQSADDLWEWLRSDPLNSAEIETSRVAEAVSCLQAYLHAVFQKLEPGFDEREFDPDLLEEWDIAGSYGPWSASMLLRCTPEDYITPYVRIRKSELFKALESHVNQASITDGSVLKGVQRYLRSFEETCNLNVLTGYLDGANPLKTRYYLVGRQRVAPYGWFWREARIELAVDSPSVNPTAWREWKAVDIPTDVSVLDCRMVYWEGRPCMVWVQWRAGVFDNAGQLQTLHELEVMVAFIALDDSWSPPIRLHLLQTDLDVSKGCRLVAVVLRDEIDALYPKGRLAVHLTNAQPGTSLPSRQSVAIYETRDSLFRKVKDETAVMDYLANHLFVDSRTLQQKMQPTLFPSVDSQITQVGTLAEYLGIKAYIVRNATDSSLWVQGFCAHVSRVGAKDVEFTLDIQNDTGDDPEPLVADYPSKGGWATQWQEIKRPAFTNNTITVKLTGTNSGEGFGERTITLTVPAALGSHGSLPFIHDTDAQGAQFLAFNQPANVLKLKYVRLNTLISHDLVLRASKSIGALLDRATQFPQEPPLPDKETEPNGPFDSANGLFFWELFFHLAHLIAARLRDENRFEQAQRWLHYIFDPRSPAKPAQGDIPAGPAYWQCRPLDTPTPDIAYEVFAPTDPDAIAYSSPRHYQIVIFLEYVSNIMAWGDWLFRQMTQDSLTVAKLQYVRAKSLMGPKPDTRSINLWTPQKLGELVKEMETRPALAEFEKTLLLQAEELPVSAPRAPHPGAYGTSSFKIPLSPRLLTFFRLPDERIDNIRHGRTIDGKRAAIPLFSAMDPMALLNRLAAGNAGPVRPMGGQLRVAAFRWPVLFDCALQMVQHLRDLAGEVLRLLEQQDRVEQEEMQQRHLTELGDFARRAQEESIAREVESLTALQHSRGMAEEREQHYADLYDNHISPDELKVMDHVEAAAGLVSWATGFRMGGAVIHAFPNIFGTANGGQQPGYLLDAVGFGFQIEADVLQAKADKTAISESYRRRRHEWLLMRNQAVAEKNAISAQIAAQERAINAARINLEHTLAANAQTLKLFEFLQSRATNLELYQWLMGQLQTLHFQAYDAAVAVCLSAQAALRAETCEFDAFALNIDVWRDQRRGLTAGDALHAGLLRMRSEYLQHHERRQEIVKTVSLQQLFDDPATRQNGFVDWADALDHLVTTGALDFELTQLLFDRDYHDHYCRQIVRIEVTLPVLTGPFENVVANLLQVGSYIATKPSFESVEYLHSAEGVAPADVLINLSSGQQVCLSTGLDDTGVISLRPDEGMTLPYENTGAVSRWQIGFPWPLKQEPVLLSLTDIVIKIHYTAKVGDLAFSRKVQELVNQADGKIQAKEKQS; encoded by the coding sequence ATGCTCAATGAACAATCGGGTCAACTGTCTGCCCTGCGCCGCGATGCGTTGATTGATTTTTGCCTTCACGCAAAGCATTCCAAGGCGGATCTGCCGTTACCGATGAAAATTCAGTCGGCGGACGATTTATGGGAGTGGTTGCGCTCCGATCCGCTGAACAGCGCTGAGATTGAAACCTCCAGGGTGGCGGAAGCAGTGAGCTGCCTGCAGGCTTACCTTCATGCGGTGTTCCAGAAGCTCGAGCCTGGTTTCGACGAACGCGAATTTGATCCCGATCTGCTGGAGGAGTGGGACATTGCCGGCAGTTACGGTCCCTGGTCGGCCAGCATGCTGCTGCGGTGCACACCGGAGGATTACATCACGCCTTATGTGCGCATCCGTAAATCCGAGTTGTTCAAGGCACTTGAGAGCCACGTGAACCAGGCATCGATCACCGACGGTTCGGTGCTCAAAGGCGTGCAACGCTACCTGCGCAGCTTTGAAGAAACCTGCAACCTGAACGTTTTGACCGGTTACCTGGACGGTGCAAATCCGCTGAAAACTCGCTACTACCTGGTGGGCAGGCAGCGCGTTGCACCTTATGGCTGGTTCTGGCGCGAGGCGAGAATCGAACTTGCGGTCGACTCGCCTTCTGTCAATCCGACCGCGTGGCGAGAGTGGAAAGCGGTCGATATTCCCACCGATGTGAGTGTGCTGGACTGTCGAATGGTCTATTGGGAGGGGCGGCCGTGCATGGTCTGGGTTCAGTGGCGAGCGGGTGTTTTCGATAACGCTGGTCAGTTGCAAACTCTCCATGAGCTGGAGGTCATGGTGGCGTTCATAGCACTGGACGATAGCTGGTCGCCGCCCATTCGTTTGCATCTGCTCCAGACGGATCTGGACGTTTCAAAGGGTTGTCGGCTGGTGGCGGTCGTACTGCGCGATGAAATCGATGCCCTGTACCCCAAAGGTCGGCTGGCCGTGCATTTGACCAATGCGCAGCCCGGTACCAGTTTACCCTCGCGGCAATCTGTCGCGATTTATGAAACCCGTGATTCGCTGTTTCGCAAAGTAAAGGACGAAACCGCTGTCATGGATTACTTGGCCAATCATCTGTTTGTCGATTCCCGCACGCTTCAGCAAAAAATGCAGCCCACGCTTTTCCCTTCCGTTGACAGCCAGATTACACAAGTCGGCACGTTGGCAGAGTACCTGGGCATCAAGGCTTATATCGTTCGCAATGCCACGGACTCTTCGCTTTGGGTCCAGGGCTTTTGCGCCCATGTGTCGCGTGTCGGCGCCAAGGATGTGGAATTCACGCTGGACATTCAAAATGATACCGGTGATGACCCAGAGCCCCTCGTTGCCGATTACCCGAGCAAAGGAGGATGGGCAACCCAATGGCAGGAAATCAAAAGACCGGCGTTCACCAACAACACGATTACCGTGAAACTGACAGGTACTAACAGCGGAGAGGGCTTCGGTGAGCGAACCATCACCCTGACGGTGCCTGCTGCGCTTGGAAGTCATGGGTCTCTACCGTTTATTCATGACACCGATGCGCAGGGCGCTCAGTTTCTGGCATTCAATCAACCAGCGAATGTACTGAAGCTGAAATACGTTCGGCTCAATACGTTGATCAGTCACGATCTGGTACTGCGCGCCAGCAAGTCGATCGGGGCATTGCTGGATCGGGCGACACAGTTCCCGCAAGAACCTCCTTTGCCAGACAAAGAGACCGAACCGAATGGCCCGTTCGACAGCGCCAACGGCCTGTTTTTCTGGGAGTTGTTTTTTCATCTGGCGCACTTGATTGCCGCCCGCTTGCGTGACGAAAACCGCTTTGAACAAGCCCAGCGCTGGCTGCATTACATATTCGATCCGAGGTCTCCAGCCAAACCGGCGCAGGGTGATATTCCTGCGGGACCTGCCTACTGGCAATGCCGGCCGTTGGATACCCCAACGCCCGATATCGCTTATGAAGTCTTCGCGCCGACAGATCCGGATGCCATTGCCTATTCCTCACCCCGGCACTACCAGATTGTTATTTTCCTCGAGTATGTGAGCAACATCATGGCTTGGGGCGACTGGCTTTTTCGTCAGATGACCCAAGACTCATTGACAGTTGCCAAGCTGCAGTATGTCCGGGCCAAATCGCTGATGGGGCCAAAACCGGATACGCGCAGTATCAATCTCTGGACACCGCAAAAACTCGGTGAACTTGTCAAAGAGATGGAGACGCGGCCCGCTCTGGCAGAGTTTGAAAAGACATTGCTGCTGCAAGCTGAGGAGTTGCCTGTCAGTGCCCCGCGCGCTCCGCATCCGGGCGCGTATGGCACGAGTTCTTTCAAAATACCGCTAAGTCCCCGACTGCTGACCTTCTTTCGACTGCCCGATGAGCGGATCGATAACATCCGCCATGGCAGGACAATCGACGGAAAACGTGCTGCGATTCCTCTTTTCTCCGCCATGGACCCAATGGCTTTGCTGAACCGATTGGCCGCTGGCAATGCCGGGCCGGTGCGACCCATGGGCGGACAATTGAGGGTAGCGGCGTTTCGCTGGCCTGTATTGTTCGATTGCGCGTTGCAGATGGTGCAGCACTTGCGTGATCTGGCTGGCGAGGTGCTGCGCCTGCTCGAGCAACAGGACCGTGTCGAGCAGGAAGAAATGCAACAGCGTCATCTCACCGAACTGGGCGACTTCGCCCGTCGGGCGCAGGAGGAATCCATCGCACGTGAAGTCGAAAGTCTGACGGCACTGCAACACAGCAGAGGCATGGCAGAAGAACGTGAGCAGCATTACGCCGATCTGTACGACAACCACATTTCGCCTGATGAATTAAAAGTCATGGACCATGTGGAAGCGGCCGCAGGCCTCGTCTCCTGGGCCACCGGTTTCAGGATGGGGGGGGCGGTCATCCATGCGTTTCCCAATATCTTCGGTACCGCCAATGGCGGTCAACAGCCGGGATATCTGCTCGATGCCGTGGGGTTCGGCTTCCAGATCGAAGCCGATGTGTTACAGGCCAAAGCCGACAAGACGGCCATCTCCGAAAGTTACCGTCGCCGTCGGCATGAATGGCTTTTGATGCGAAATCAGGCCGTTGCGGAAAAAAACGCGATCAGTGCCCAGATCGCCGCCCAGGAGCGGGCCATCAATGCGGCAAGGATTAACCTGGAACATACCCTCGCGGCCAACGCTCAGACGTTGAAGTTGTTTGAGTTCTTGCAATCGCGCGCGACCAATCTGGAGTTGTATCAGTGGTTGATGGGGCAGCTGCAGACCTTGCATTTTCAGGCATATGACGCTGCTGTGGCAGTCTGCCTGAGCGCTCAGGCAGCCTTACGCGCGGAAACCTGCGAGTTCGATGCCTTTGCGCTGAATATTGATGTGTGGCGCGACCAGCGTCGCGGATTGACGGCTGGCGATGCATTGCATGCCGGTTTGTTACGCATGCGTTCGGAGTATCTGCAACACCATGAGCGGCGCCAGGAAATCGTCAAGACGGTTTCGTTGCAACAGCTTTTCGACGACCCGGCAACCCGGCAAAACGGCTTTGTTGACTGGGCGGATGCGCTCGATCACTTGGTGACGACGGGTGCACTGGATTTCGAATTGACTCAACTGCTGTTCGATCGTGATTACCACGACCACTATTGCCGACAGATCGTTCGCATTGAAGTCACGCTGCCGGTACTCACCGGCCCCTTTGAAAATGTCGTGGCAAATCTGCTGCAGGTCGGCAGCTACATCGCCACAAAACCGTCCTTCGAATCGGTGGAGTATCTGCATTCCGCAGAAGGGGTGGCGCCTGCCGATGTGCTGATCAATCTAAGCAGTGGGCAACAGGTTTGCCTGTCCACCGGACTGGATGATACCGGTGTGATTTCTCTCAGGCCTGACGAAGGCATGACCCTGCCATACGAAAATACCGGCGCCGTGTCGCGCTGGCAGATCGGGTTTCCCTGGCCTCTGAAGCAAGAACCGGTGCTTTTGTCGCTGACCGACATTGTGATCAAGATCCATTACACGGCCAAGGTTGGGGATCTGGCTTTTTCCAGAAAGGTTCAGGAGCTGGTGAATCAGGCGGATGGGAAGATCCAGGCGAAGGAGAAGCAATCATGA